The following coding sequences lie in one Arthrobacter sp. PGP41 genomic window:
- a CDS encoding putative bifunctional diguanylate cyclase/phosphodiesterase, translating to MFGTVLDASPDALLSIAADGSIAMANAAAGRMFGYFSRDLAGRDHRMLLAEGFRGEVEQLFARLLAGPEEHLPPREIYGVRGDGTEFPAEAAGSLMPGSDDGVPAGPLLLLSVRGTSHRQDADADLREAMSLLTATLESTADGILVINSHGSVAGFNDQFLTMWGMPAELFQSGSEERILQLILAQLVAPDAFMARMAELEADPAAESHDILEFKDGRTLERYSRPQRVGDEVVGRVWSFRDVTPRRKAEEQARQAMMDLAAQTEKLRAMAFQDPLTGLANRAVFNDALADALKEPRLKTVDVLLLDLDDFKEVNDILGHQAGDDMLTEVARRLAGCVPTADVVARLGGDEFVVLLTACPDADAIAECIVRCLNVPVTIQGTVLRPSLSLGLASLARDNVGASELLRQADIAMYAAKAAGKNRFLRFHPEMMTALVQRTYMEGGLQLAVARSEISVDFQPIVSHRMGQVVTLEALARWDSDGTRVPPSVFIPLAERTGLINEIGAEVMARGMAELAPWLSRDPSRSLAVNVSGVQLQDPDFAQTVLGLAETKGVAAYQLVLEVTESVFFDADCTLIKQLSTLRDAGARVALDDFGTGYSSLGRLQDLPVDTVKIDKTFVSMVHTGNERLPILSSMINMAHSLGLTVTAEGVETAAQADYLTALECDTLQGYLFSLPQPGRRLDQALQRAEEVLNALKER from the coding sequence ATGTTCGGCACAGTCCTGGACGCCAGCCCGGACGCTCTCTTGTCCATCGCGGCCGATGGCAGCATCGCAATGGCCAACGCCGCCGCAGGGAGGATGTTCGGGTACTTCAGCAGGGACCTGGCCGGGCGGGACCACAGGATGCTCCTGGCCGAGGGCTTCCGCGGCGAGGTGGAACAGCTTTTCGCCAGGCTCCTTGCCGGGCCCGAGGAGCATCTCCCGCCCCGCGAAATCTACGGAGTGCGCGGGGACGGGACGGAGTTCCCCGCTGAAGCGGCGGGTTCCCTGATGCCGGGATCCGACGACGGCGTCCCCGCCGGGCCGCTACTGCTGCTGTCCGTCCGGGGTACTTCCCACCGCCAGGACGCGGACGCCGACCTGCGGGAGGCGATGTCCCTGCTGACCGCCACGCTGGAGTCAACCGCGGATGGCATCCTGGTCATCAATTCCCACGGCAGCGTCGCCGGGTTCAATGACCAGTTCCTTACCATGTGGGGAATGCCTGCGGAGCTTTTCCAGAGTGGCAGCGAAGAGCGCATCCTGCAGCTCATTCTCGCCCAGCTCGTCGCCCCGGATGCGTTCATGGCCCGGATGGCGGAGCTCGAAGCGGACCCGGCCGCGGAAAGCCATGACATCCTGGAATTCAAGGACGGCCGGACCCTGGAGCGGTATTCCCGCCCCCAGCGCGTGGGGGACGAAGTGGTGGGCAGGGTGTGGAGCTTCCGGGATGTAACGCCGCGGCGGAAGGCCGAGGAGCAGGCCCGCCAGGCCATGATGGACTTGGCGGCGCAGACGGAGAAGCTGCGCGCGATGGCGTTCCAGGACCCGCTCACGGGGCTGGCCAACAGGGCAGTTTTCAATGACGCACTGGCGGATGCGCTTAAGGAGCCGCGGCTGAAGACCGTCGACGTCCTGCTCCTGGACCTGGACGACTTCAAGGAAGTCAATGACATCCTCGGCCACCAGGCCGGGGATGACATGCTGACGGAGGTGGCCCGCCGGCTCGCCGGCTGTGTCCCGACTGCGGACGTGGTGGCCAGGCTGGGCGGTGACGAATTCGTTGTGCTCCTGACCGCCTGCCCGGACGCCGACGCCATTGCCGAATGCATCGTCCGGTGCCTGAACGTCCCGGTCACCATCCAGGGCACGGTCCTGCGGCCAAGCCTCAGCCTGGGGCTCGCCTCCCTGGCCCGGGACAATGTGGGCGCCTCCGAGCTCCTGCGCCAGGCCGACATTGCCATGTACGCGGCCAAGGCCGCCGGCAAGAACCGGTTCCTGCGCTTCCACCCGGAGATGATGACGGCCCTGGTGCAACGGACCTACATGGAGGGCGGGCTGCAGCTTGCCGTGGCCCGGAGCGAGATCTCGGTGGATTTCCAGCCCATCGTTTCCCACCGCATGGGGCAGGTGGTCACGTTGGAGGCACTGGCGAGGTGGGACAGCGACGGCACCCGGGTCCCGCCGTCGGTCTTCATCCCGCTGGCAGAACGCACGGGACTGATCAACGAGATCGGTGCCGAAGTGATGGCACGCGGCATGGCGGAGCTGGCGCCCTGGCTCAGCCGGGACCCGTCCCGGTCGCTCGCCGTGAACGTCTCCGGTGTCCAGCTGCAGGACCCGGATTTCGCGCAAACCGTCCTGGGGCTCGCGGAGACCAAGGGCGTAGCCGCCTACCAGCTGGTCCTGGAGGTCACCGAGAGCGTGTTCTTCGACGCCGACTGCACCCTGATCAAACAGCTCAGCACCCTGCGGGACGCGGGCGCCAGGGTTGCCCTGGACGACTTCGGCACCGGCTATTCCTCGCTGGGCAGGCTTCAGGACCTGCCGGTGGACACTGTGAAGATCGACAAGACGTTCGTATCCATGGTGCACACCGGCAACGAGCGGCTCCCCATCCTCAGCTCCATGATCAACATGGCCCACAGCCTTGGCCTGACGGTCACGGCGGAAGGTGTGGAAACGGCAGCGCAGGCGGACTACCTCACGGCACTCGAATGCGACACGCTCCAGGGGTACCTGTTCTCGCTCCCGCAGCCCGGCCGGCGGCTGGACCAGGCGTTGCAGCGTGCGGAGGAAGTGCTCAATGCCCTCAAGGAGCGGTAG
- a CDS encoding GlsB/YeaQ/YmgE family stress response membrane protein — protein MGILGFLILGLIAGAIAKAILPGRQGGGWVVTLVLGVVGALLGGWIGSLIFGGGLAEFFDLRTWLLAILGSVIVLLVYGAVANRSGRRV, from the coding sequence ATGGGTATTCTCGGATTTCTCATTTTGGGCCTGATCGCCGGCGCCATTGCAAAGGCCATCTTGCCTGGCCGCCAAGGCGGAGGCTGGGTGGTTACCCTGGTTCTCGGCGTTGTCGGCGCCCTTTTGGGCGGCTGGATCGGCTCGCTGATTTTCGGCGGCGGACTGGCTGAATTCTTCGATCTCCGCACCTGGCTGCTGGCCATTCTTGGTTCAGTCATCGTGCTCCTGGTTTACGGTGCGGTTGCCAACCGCAGTGGCCGCCGGGTGTAG
- a CDS encoding HAD family hydrolase has translation MCSQQTVRPRAVFLDIDGTYADHGLAPEAHVEAVRTARRLGHLVFVCTGRPLSMVPAHILEAGFDGTITGAGARVELDGQVLKDTRFDQDLAGRIVDALDAHDVAYILEAPESLHGRTGVDQRLREVLGPIFAGRPQHDGVLGTDVDPLEDILGPMQYSDDLRATSYAKISCFDSDVPLKQLVDRLGPQVGLIPSSLSALGDRAGEIFMAGTHKAVGIQVVEEHLGLDRADIVAIGDSANDIEMLEYAGVGIAVEGGHPAVLAVADRLTPGPAGNGVALAFAELGLLD, from the coding sequence ATGTGCAGCCAGCAGACCGTCCGGCCGCGTGCCGTGTTCCTCGATATCGACGGCACCTACGCGGACCATGGGCTGGCTCCGGAAGCCCATGTGGAGGCGGTCCGCACCGCCCGCCGGCTGGGACACCTCGTCTTCGTGTGCACCGGCCGGCCGCTGTCCATGGTCCCCGCCCACATCCTTGAGGCCGGTTTTGACGGGACCATTACCGGCGCCGGCGCCAGGGTGGAACTGGACGGCCAGGTCCTTAAGGACACGCGCTTCGACCAGGACCTGGCCGGGCGCATCGTTGATGCCCTGGATGCCCATGATGTGGCCTACATCCTGGAAGCCCCTGAATCCCTCCACGGGCGTACTGGCGTGGACCAGCGGCTGAGGGAGGTGCTTGGACCCATTTTCGCCGGCCGGCCGCAGCATGACGGAGTCCTGGGCACTGATGTGGATCCCCTTGAGGACATCCTGGGGCCCATGCAGTACAGCGACGACCTGCGTGCCACGTCCTACGCCAAGATCTCCTGTTTCGATTCAGATGTGCCGCTGAAGCAGCTGGTGGACCGGCTCGGTCCGCAGGTTGGTCTCATCCCCAGTTCCCTCTCCGCCTTGGGGGACCGTGCCGGGGAAATCTTCATGGCCGGGACCCACAAGGCGGTGGGCATCCAGGTGGTGGAGGAGCATCTGGGCCTTGACCGGGCGGACATCGTGGCAATCGGCGACAGCGCCAACGACATTGAAATGCTGGAGTACGCCGGGGTTGGGATCGCGGTGGAAGGCGGGCACCCTGCCGTGCTGGCCGTTGCCGACCGGTTAACGCCCGGCCCGGCCGGCAACGGCGTTGCCCTGGCCTTCGCCGAGCTGGGCCTGCTGGACTAA
- a CDS encoding UDP-glucose dehydrogenase family protein has protein sequence MKISVIGCGYLGAVHAATLASMGHTVVGIDVDPGKVEQLARGAAPFHEPGLDELLRDGRQTGTLTFSTNAAAAKGAQVHFLCVGTPQDKTSDAADLTFLVSAIEALLPHLAAGAVVVGKSTVPVGTVEMLRGVLAPRPDVVLAWNPEFLRQGTAVKDSLVPDRLVYGVDGGRAAAFHPGTGAPLGVTAALDTVYEPLLRAGIPRLVCNFATAELIKSAANAYLATKISFINAVSELCDASGADVAELSEAMGMDPRIGGRYLHAGLGFGGGCLPKDIRSFRAQASDLGVTAVDDWMRLVDSVNLGQRERTVRLAAELCGGSVAGRSITVLGASFKPDTDDIRDSPALDVADRLAAAGAHVTVTDPKAVNHAWLRYPRLRFEAAAGRALEGAELVLLLTEWDEYRRLSPATAGAAVRRRVVLDARNVLDATDWQAHGWVVRGLGTRGSDVPAAEGALPRV, from the coding sequence GTGAAAATCTCCGTGATTGGATGCGGTTACCTGGGCGCCGTGCACGCGGCAACCCTCGCTTCCATGGGCCATACCGTGGTGGGGATCGACGTCGATCCCGGCAAAGTGGAACAGCTGGCGCGCGGTGCCGCCCCCTTCCATGAACCCGGCCTGGATGAACTGCTCCGGGACGGCCGGCAAACCGGCACGCTCACCTTTTCCACCAACGCCGCCGCCGCGAAGGGCGCACAGGTGCATTTCCTGTGCGTGGGGACACCGCAGGACAAAACGTCCGACGCCGCGGACCTCACCTTCCTGGTCTCCGCCATCGAAGCCCTGCTGCCGCACCTGGCGGCGGGCGCCGTCGTCGTCGGCAAATCCACCGTTCCCGTTGGCACGGTGGAGATGCTCCGCGGCGTGCTGGCCCCCCGGCCGGACGTCGTGCTGGCATGGAACCCGGAGTTCCTCCGGCAAGGGACCGCGGTGAAGGACTCGCTGGTGCCGGACCGGCTGGTGTACGGGGTTGACGGCGGGCGCGCAGCTGCCTTCCACCCCGGCACCGGCGCACCGCTCGGGGTGACGGCCGCCTTGGACACGGTCTACGAACCGCTTCTCCGGGCAGGCATTCCCCGCCTGGTCTGCAACTTTGCCACTGCAGAGCTCATCAAGTCGGCAGCCAACGCCTACCTGGCCACCAAGATCAGCTTCATCAATGCGGTGTCCGAACTATGCGACGCCTCTGGCGCGGACGTGGCGGAACTCAGCGAGGCGATGGGCATGGACCCGCGCATCGGAGGACGGTACCTGCACGCCGGACTCGGATTTGGCGGCGGCTGCCTGCCCAAGGACATCCGCAGCTTCCGGGCCCAGGCATCAGACCTCGGCGTCACCGCCGTTGACGACTGGATGCGCCTGGTGGATTCGGTCAACCTGGGCCAGCGCGAACGGACGGTACGCCTGGCCGCCGAACTCTGCGGCGGCAGCGTCGCCGGCCGCTCCATTACCGTGCTGGGCGCGTCCTTCAAGCCCGATACCGACGACATCCGGGACTCGCCCGCCCTGGACGTTGCCGACCGGCTCGCCGCGGCCGGGGCGCACGTCACCGTCACGGATCCCAAGGCGGTGAACCACGCCTGGCTGCGGTACCCGCGCCTGCGGTTCGAAGCCGCCGCGGGGCGGGCGCTCGAAGGCGCCGAGCTGGTCCTGCTGCTGACGGAGTGGGATGAATACCGGCGGCTGTCCCCCGCCACTGCGGGTGCGGCCGTACGACGGCGGGTGGTGCTGGACGCGCGCAACGTCCTGGACGCGACGGACTGGCAGGCCCACGGCTGGGTAGTGCGCGGCCTGGGCACCAGGGGCTCCGACGTGCCGGCTGCGGAGGGGGCCCTCCCCCGGGTTTAG
- a CDS encoding glycosyltransferase family 4 protein, which produces MRIAIVAESFLPLMNGVTHSILRVLDHLQDRGDDVLVIAPSAQDAEAPDRVKGAEIHRLPAVPLAGYTNVRVAMGGVYRVKRILADYAPDVVHLASPFVLGWRAVQAAHQLGIPTVAIYQTEVPSYAGRYGVPFLENWAWNRVENIHLLASRTLAPSTFALNQLRGRGIPRVRMWRRGVDTARFSPEKRDDGWRAEVAPGGRRIIGYVGRLAMEKQVEDLAALAGVPNARLVIVGDGPQRAALQEALPDAVFTGFLGGGELARAVASFDLFVHPGEFETFCQTIQEAMASGVPVVATGRGGPLDLVENSRTGWLYEPGDLSAMRSQVLDLMGDDAKRRAFAAAAHASVQDRTWPALCAELVRHYEDVIAGIPVSLGSGSTEGAAL; this is translated from the coding sequence GTGAGGATCGCAATTGTTGCTGAATCATTCCTGCCACTGATGAACGGGGTCACCCATTCCATCCTGAGGGTGCTGGACCATCTCCAGGACCGGGGCGACGACGTCCTGGTCATCGCGCCCTCCGCGCAGGACGCAGAAGCGCCGGACCGCGTCAAGGGTGCCGAGATCCACCGGCTGCCGGCGGTTCCGCTGGCTGGCTACACAAACGTCCGGGTGGCGATGGGCGGTGTGTACCGGGTCAAGCGAATCCTTGCCGACTACGCACCGGACGTCGTCCACCTGGCTTCGCCGTTCGTCCTGGGCTGGCGTGCCGTCCAGGCCGCCCACCAGCTGGGCATCCCCACCGTGGCGATCTACCAGACCGAGGTTCCCAGCTACGCCGGAAGGTACGGGGTTCCGTTCCTGGAAAACTGGGCGTGGAACCGGGTGGAGAACATCCATCTGCTCGCCTCCCGCACCCTGGCGCCGTCAACGTTCGCGCTGAACCAGTTGCGCGGCCGCGGCATTCCACGGGTGCGGATGTGGCGGCGCGGCGTGGACACCGCCAGGTTTTCACCGGAAAAGCGCGACGACGGCTGGCGGGCCGAGGTAGCTCCCGGCGGCAGGCGGATCATCGGCTACGTGGGCAGGCTCGCGATGGAGAAGCAGGTGGAGGACCTGGCTGCCCTTGCCGGCGTCCCCAACGCCAGGCTTGTGATCGTGGGCGACGGGCCGCAGCGTGCGGCGCTGCAGGAAGCGCTCCCGGACGCGGTCTTCACCGGGTTCCTGGGCGGCGGGGAGCTGGCACGCGCCGTGGCGTCCTTCGACCTCTTCGTCCACCCGGGTGAGTTCGAAACGTTCTGCCAGACCATCCAGGAGGCCATGGCATCGGGCGTGCCGGTGGTGGCCACCGGCCGCGGGGGCCCGCTGGACCTGGTGGAGAACTCGCGGACGGGGTGGCTCTACGAACCCGGTGACCTGTCCGCCATGCGGAGCCAAGTGCTCGACCTGATGGGCGACGACGCCAAGCGCCGCGCCTTCGCCGCCGCAGCGCATGCCTCCGTGCAGGACAGGACCTGGCCTGCACTGTGCGCCGAGCTGGTGCGCCACTACGAAGACGTCATCGCCGGAATCCCGGTTTCCCTGGGCTCAGGCAGCACCGAAGGAGCAGCATTGTGA
- a CDS encoding DUF2382 domain-containing protein: MLNRENIENLLTKGGNVIGSDGEKIGSIGQLYADDDTGEPTWVTVKTGLFGTSQSFVPVEGAHSQGDDLVVPYSKEHVKDAPRVDVDGHLTPEEEDRLYTYYERGARTYSESRDDVDLQGDADLNAGTPTAGIDSDRRTDGGTVGHDTSGPTTDDAMTRSEEKLHVGTEREATSRARLRKYVTTENVTKTVPVQREEVRLEREPITDANRGAALNGPDISEEEHEVTLHEERPVVQKEAVPVERVRLDKDVVQDDVTVNEEVRKEHIDAEGVARDGRR, encoded by the coding sequence ATGCTCAACCGGGAAAACATTGAAAACCTGCTTACCAAGGGCGGCAACGTTATCGGCTCCGATGGCGAGAAGATCGGCTCCATCGGCCAGCTCTACGCGGACGACGACACCGGCGAGCCCACATGGGTTACCGTCAAGACCGGCCTTTTTGGCACGTCACAGTCCTTCGTTCCCGTCGAGGGTGCGCACAGCCAAGGCGACGACCTGGTGGTGCCCTACAGCAAGGAGCACGTCAAGGACGCCCCGCGGGTGGACGTGGACGGACACCTCACCCCTGAGGAAGAGGACCGCCTCTACACGTACTATGAGCGCGGTGCCCGGACCTACTCGGAGTCCCGGGACGATGTGGACCTGCAGGGCGATGCCGACCTGAATGCAGGCACTCCCACGGCTGGTATCGATTCGGACCGCCGCACTGACGGCGGCACCGTGGGACACGACACCTCCGGCCCCACCACGGATGACGCCATGACGCGCTCCGAGGAGAAGCTCCACGTTGGCACCGAGCGTGAAGCTACCAGCCGCGCCCGCCTGCGGAAGTACGTCACTACGGAAAACGTCACCAAGACTGTCCCCGTGCAGCGCGAGGAAGTTCGCCTGGAGCGCGAACCCATCACCGACGCCAACCGCGGGGCAGCCCTCAACGGGCCGGACATCAGCGAAGAGGAGCATGAGGTCACCCTCCACGAGGAGCGGCCCGTAGTCCAGAAGGAAGCCGTTCCGGTGGAGCGGGTCCGCCTTGACAAGGACGTTGTCCAGGACGACGTGACGGTCAATGAGGAAGTCCGCAAGGAGCACATCGACGCTGAGGGCGTGGCTCGGGACGGGCGCCGCTAG
- a CDS encoding DUF4383 domain-containing protein, which produces MTTASPHAHGVHFGRADVQNAGMGVGIVLMLVGILGFIPGVTTQYSELMFLGPASHAMFLGLFQVSMLLNIVQLAIGATGWAMSRTEHGARNFLLGAGALYIVLAVYGLIVGVDSAANFLSLNMMDNWTHLALGAVMIVAGWLFSRNSASRT; this is translated from the coding sequence ATGACTACCGCATCCCCACATGCACACGGTGTTCACTTTGGCCGGGCAGACGTCCAAAACGCGGGCATGGGAGTGGGAATTGTTTTGATGCTGGTGGGTATCCTGGGGTTCATCCCCGGCGTCACCACCCAATACAGCGAACTGATGTTCCTCGGACCGGCGTCACACGCCATGTTCCTTGGACTGTTCCAGGTGTCCATGCTGCTCAACATCGTGCAGTTGGCCATCGGCGCAACCGGCTGGGCAATGTCCCGCACCGAACATGGGGCACGGAACTTCCTCCTGGGAGCAGGCGCACTGTACATCGTCCTTGCCGTCTACGGCCTGATTGTCGGAGTGGATTCAGCGGCGAACTTCCTGTCACTGAACATGATGGACAACTGGACCCACCTGGCACTGGGCGCAGTGATGATTGTTGCCGGCTGGCTGTTCTCGAGGAACTCGGCCAGCAGGACATAA